In a single window of the Balneolaceae bacterium genome:
- a CDS encoding amidase produces MTKRLTHLLVGISIGTLLTLGAFHLLDDREITPETVRQTSRVLGLEFTDGEIDAMIGTLENNREDYVDLRELSIPNGLPPALIFDPVPAGKSFDRTQEPIDWEIPGDVPLPDDRSELAFYSVRELASLVRSRKISSEELTRFFLDRLRTYGDTLEAVITLTEERALEQARRMDRELAQGNWRGPLHGIPYGAKDLFAVEDYPTTWGAEPYRDQTLDHTATVINKLDEAGAVLVAKTTLGALAYGDVWFGGQTRSPWNLEQGSSGSSAGSAAGTSAGLLPFALGTETLGSIVSPAHRNGTTGLRPTFGRVSRHGAMALSWSMDKVGPLTRSVEDAAIVFDAIRGPDGRDRTLYDLPFNYKRSVDLSSLRIGYLDVDDYSHRDSLTLAKLRELGAELVPVQLPDVPARNISFILSTEAAAAFDDLTRSGADDEMVRQSPGAWPNTFRAHRFVPAVEYIQANRLRTRLIEKMDSVMQHVDVYVSPTYGGSNLLVTNLTGHPSVVLPNGFDDDGEPASITFVGRLFGEADLLGVAKTYQEATDFHTRHPQMFR; encoded by the coding sequence ATGACAAAGCGACTCACCCATCTCCTGGTCGGCATTTCCATCGGCACCCTGCTCACCCTCGGCGCATTCCATCTGCTGGACGACCGTGAAATCACCCCGGAAACGGTGCGGCAGACCTCCAGGGTCCTCGGCCTGGAATTCACCGACGGCGAGATTGACGCCATGATCGGTACCCTGGAGAACAACCGTGAGGACTACGTCGACCTGCGGGAGCTTTCCATTCCCAACGGCCTGCCCCCCGCCCTGATATTCGACCCGGTACCCGCAGGCAAATCTTTCGACCGCACGCAGGAGCCCATCGACTGGGAGATACCAGGCGACGTACCTCTGCCTGACGACCGATCCGAGCTCGCCTTCTACTCTGTACGCGAGCTGGCCTCCCTCGTCCGCTCCCGCAAGATCAGCAGTGAGGAGCTCACCCGCTTTTTTCTGGATCGCCTCCGCACCTACGGCGACACCCTGGAAGCGGTGATCACCCTGACCGAGGAACGCGCCCTGGAGCAGGCACGGCGCATGGATCGCGAGCTGGCGCAAGGCAACTGGCGGGGTCCCCTGCACGGCATACCCTACGGGGCAAAAGACCTCTTCGCCGTGGAGGATTACCCGACCACCTGGGGTGCGGAACCCTACCGTGACCAGACCCTCGACCATACGGCCACCGTAATCAACAAGCTGGACGAGGCGGGCGCCGTACTGGTAGCCAAAACCACCCTGGGCGCTCTCGCCTACGGGGACGTCTGGTTCGGGGGACAAACCCGCAGCCCGTGGAATCTGGAGCAGGGCTCAAGCGGCTCCTCTGCAGGATCGGCAGCCGGCACCTCGGCGGGCCTGTTGCCCTTCGCCCTGGGCACGGAAACCCTGGGGTCCATCGTCTCTCCCGCCCACCGTAACGGCACCACCGGCCTGCGTCCCACCTTTGGCCGCGTTAGTCGCCACGGCGCCATGGCCCTGAGCTGGAGCATGGACAAGGTGGGACCGCTTACCCGCTCGGTGGAGGACGCCGCCATCGTATTCGACGCCATACGCGGCCCGGACGGCCGCGACCGCACCCTTTACGATCTGCCCTTTAACTACAAGCGGTCGGTGGACCTCTCCTCCCTGCGCATCGGCTACCTGGATGTGGACGACTACAGCCATCGCGACTCCCTCACCCTGGCGAAGCTGCGCGAGCTGGGGGCAGAGCTGGTTCCCGTCCAGCTGCCCGACGTGCCGGCCCGCAATATCAGCTTTATTCTGAGCACAGAGGCCGCGGCCGCCTTTGACGATCTCACCCGCTCGGGTGCGGACGACGAGATGGTGCGGCAGAGCCCGGGCGCCTGGCCCAATACCTTCCGCGCCCACCGATTCGTTCCGGCCGTGGAGTACATCCAGGCCAACCGTCTGCGCACGCGTCTCATCGAGAAAATGGACTCGGTTATGCAGCATGTGGACGTCTACGTCTCCCCCACCTACGGTGGCAGCAACCTGCTGGTTACCAACCTGACGGGCCATCCCTCCGTGGTGCTGCCCAACGGTTTTGACGACGACGGAGAGCCTGCCAGCATCAC
- a CDS encoding ABC transporter substrate-binding protein — protein MYHHRISLLLPVLALLVLLASCGVPETEPGPADGRLLSANWSDTLSVDYAEGFRLEYRGSYKLLEVLNPYQDRTDTLRYVLRPRGSEVRPDIEGARYIDVPVRRMIATSTTHVGLTGILKAHDVLVGMVGAEYIYAPEVRRRLASGEIVSFPQGEFNMEQALAMAPDLVMVSAGQSSQLDDYRVLLDSGIGVLVNAEWLETTPLGKAEWMKVMGALLNREEMARRSFAGVEEQYLKLKRMAGQVENRPLVINNAPYKGAWFVSSGGSFTAQYLRDAGASYPWYHTEGTGGLRLTFERVYEVGLRADVWLNPGAARNLEELMGQDARFRDFRPVEQGRVYNNNRRMGPTGGNDFWESGVVHPERVLADLVKILHPGLLPGHELVYYRELEESR, from the coding sequence ATGTACCATCATCGCATATCCCTCTTACTGCCCGTTCTGGCCCTTCTGGTACTTCTCGCTTCCTGCGGCGTCCCGGAGACCGAACCCGGCCCTGCCGACGGCCGTCTGCTATCGGCTAACTGGTCCGACACGCTTTCGGTGGACTACGCCGAGGGTTTCCGCCTCGAATACCGCGGGAGCTACAAGCTGCTTGAGGTGCTGAATCCCTACCAGGACCGCACCGATACCCTCCGCTACGTATTGCGTCCCCGAGGCTCCGAAGTGCGTCCCGATATCGAGGGCGCTCGCTACATCGATGTACCTGTACGCCGAATGATCGCCACCTCCACCACCCACGTGGGACTCACGGGTATCCTGAAGGCCCACGATGTGCTGGTGGGCATGGTCGGCGCCGAATACATCTACGCCCCGGAGGTACGCCGGCGCCTGGCGTCCGGGGAGATCGTCTCCTTCCCGCAGGGTGAGTTTAACATGGAACAGGCCCTGGCTATGGCACCCGACCTGGTGATGGTTTCCGCCGGCCAGTCTTCCCAGCTGGACGATTACCGCGTGCTGCTGGATTCGGGCATCGGGGTCCTGGTCAACGCCGAGTGGCTGGAGACCACCCCGCTGGGGAAGGCCGAATGGATGAAAGTGATGGGTGCACTGCTCAACAGGGAGGAGATGGCCCGGCGCAGTTTTGCCGGTGTGGAGGAGCAATACCTCAAACTGAAGCGCATGGCCGGGCAGGTCGAAAATCGTCCCCTGGTCATCAACAACGCCCCCTACAAGGGTGCCTGGTTTGTGTCGTCCGGCGGGAGTTTTACCGCGCAGTACCTGAGGGACGCCGGAGCCTCCTATCCATGGTACCATACGGAGGGTACCGGGGGACTCCGCCTCACCTTCGAGCGCGTCTACGAGGTGGGTCTGCGTGCCGACGTCTGGCTTAATCCCGGCGCGGCGCGCAACCTGGAGGAGCTTATGGGACAGGACGCGCGATTCCGCGATTTCCGGCCCGTCGAGCAGGGCAGGGTCTACAACAACAACCGGCGGATGGGTCCCACAGGGGGCAACGATTTCTGGGAGTCGGGCGTGGTGCACCCTGAGCGGGTGCTGGCCGACCTCGTCAAGATCCTGCACCCTGGCCTGCTGCCCGGGCACGAGCTCGTTTATTACAGGGAACTGGAGGAGAGCCGTTGA
- a CDS encoding iron ABC transporter permease yields MSPEDTTSAEIYSGRRFGGVLLLLGAGVMLFFLVSVSLGSVPIPLGEVVRVLLGGEAAEPAWTKIIRNLRLPRAFTAVMAGSALSVAGLQMQTLFRNPLAGPSVLGITAGASLGVAAVMLAAGSVASVFAIQQLGSLQSWLIIGAASLGSFLVLLLILAISAKVQDNVTLLILGLMIGNITIALVSVWQYFSQPEQIRDYLIWTFGSLGGVPPGQIGILLLVTLSGTLMAFGLSKSLNGLLLGENYARSMGIPVRRTRYIVIVSTSLLAGGITAFCGPIGFVGIAVPHLARSALNTNDHKVLIPATLVTGALLMLICDIVAQVPGSATTLPISAVTSMVGSPVVIWVILKRRNLGASF; encoded by the coding sequence TTGAGTCCCGAAGATACGACATCCGCCGAGATCTATTCCGGCCGCCGCTTCGGAGGCGTCCTGCTTCTGCTGGGGGCAGGCGTGATGCTCTTCTTCCTGGTCAGCGTGAGCCTGGGGTCAGTTCCCATCCCGCTGGGTGAGGTGGTGAGGGTGCTGCTGGGCGGGGAGGCGGCCGAGCCGGCGTGGACCAAGATCATACGCAACCTGCGGCTGCCCCGGGCCTTCACCGCTGTGATGGCGGGCAGCGCCCTCTCCGTCGCGGGGCTCCAGATGCAGACGCTCTTTCGGAATCCCCTTGCCGGGCCCTCCGTGCTGGGCATCACGGCAGGCGCCAGCCTGGGCGTGGCGGCCGTCATGCTGGCCGCCGGTTCGGTCGCCTCGGTCTTCGCCATCCAGCAGCTGGGCAGCCTGCAAAGCTGGCTCATCATCGGCGCGGCCAGCCTGGGATCCTTCTTGGTGCTGCTGCTCATCCTGGCCATTTCGGCAAAGGTGCAGGACAACGTCACCCTTCTTATTTTGGGACTGATGATCGGCAACATCACCATCGCGCTGGTCTCCGTCTGGCAGTACTTCAGCCAGCCCGAGCAGATCCGTGACTACCTCATATGGACCTTCGGAAGCCTGGGAGGCGTGCCCCCGGGACAGATCGGTATCCTGCTGCTGGTTACCCTGTCGGGGACGCTCATGGCCTTCGGACTCTCCAAGTCGCTCAACGGCCTGTTGCTGGGAGAGAACTACGCCCGGAGCATGGGCATACCGGTCCGCCGAACCCGCTACATCGTCATCGTCAGCACCAGCCTGCTGGCCGGAGGCATCACCGCCTTCTGCGGACCCATCGGATTCGTAGGCATCGCGGTACCTCACCTGGCGCGCTCGGCGCTGAACACCAACGACCACAAGGTGCTCATCCCGGCTACCCTGGTCACCGGCGCCCTGCTCATGCTGATCTGCGACATCGTGGCCCAGGTGCCCGGCAGCGCCACCACCCTGCCCATCAGTGCGGTGACCTCCATGGTCGGCTCGCCTGTCGTGATCTGGGTCATTCTGAAACGCCGTAACCTGGGGGCCTCCTTTTAG